A genomic stretch from Selenomonas sp. AB3002 includes:
- a CDS encoding FAD-dependent oxidoreductase: MKLMGLAAAGTVLGVKGDAAKAEAASPTISTMDFDNAELPVLFDADVCVVGGGVAGTAAAVTAARKGAKVVLVERGISLGGLATLGCVFPCMATYCYDSDTPYITDLNKRMEKQGVPPLLGVDTDSYFGGGRGQYVPEYLSFVYDEMCEEAGVDILYNTSLVGAVTDGGKIVSCVVQTIEGLAKIQAKTFVDGTGDALLSRFAGIPVEKGSEKTGRNQPMSLRFEMGGIDMGKLYHQFIIKGVKERGPFDKLAEDTLRKKGRPFLQFWKWKQNEKFFQDGVARGELTEDDIVYIQAFTITGKPTVLSMNCPEMPALNFSATDTVSYSRAVTFGRKMMHRLAGFFIKNVPGFEKAYISREASMVGVRESWRIRGKYYMTDKEYIDARHFHDAVARTAYPIDIHDVNLDLSKKLKKGEYYEIPYRALVTNEISNLLVVGRCASGSFAAQASFRIQPTCMSMGEAAGIAAAWGLSRGIPVNEVKWEEIPEETRSYVSK; the protein is encoded by the coding sequence ATGAAACTGATGGGTCTGGCAGCGGCCGGGACTGTTCTGGGAGTCAAGGGGGATGCCGCAAAAGCAGAGGCTGCTTCGCCAACGATATCTACGATGGATTTCGATAATGCGGAGCTTCCCGTACTCTTTGATGCCGATGTCTGCGTGGTTGGTGGTGGCGTAGCGGGGACTGCGGCTGCTGTTACCGCTGCGCGAAAAGGAGCGAAGGTTGTTCTTGTGGAGCGAGGCATTTCCCTGGGGGGGCTGGCCACCTTGGGCTGTGTTTTCCCATGTATGGCTACTTATTGCTATGACAGCGATACGCCCTACATCACGGATCTGAACAAACGCATGGAAAAACAGGGGGTGCCGCCGCTCCTTGGAGTGGATACTGACTCCTATTTCGGTGGTGGCAGAGGACAATATGTGCCTGAATATCTTTCTTTTGTCTATGATGAAATGTGTGAAGAGGCGGGGGTAGATATCCTTTACAACACTTCATTGGTGGGGGCGGTGACTGATGGAGGAAAGATTGTCTCCTGTGTTGTCCAGACCATTGAGGGATTGGCAAAGATACAGGCAAAGACCTTTGTCGATGGCACGGGAGACGCATTGCTTTCACGGTTTGCGGGTATTCCTGTGGAAAAAGGCTCAGAAAAGACAGGACGCAACCAGCCCATGAGCCTGCGTTTTGAAATGGGCGGCATTGATATGGGCAAGCTCTATCATCAGTTCATTATAAAGGGGGTAAAAGAGAGAGGTCCTTTCGACAAACTGGCAGAAGACACTCTGAGGAAGAAAGGCCGGCCATTCCTTCAGTTCTGGAAGTGGAAACAGAACGAGAAATTCTTTCAGGACGGTGTTGCCCGGGGTGAACTGACCGAGGATGATATTGTGTATATTCAGGCGTTTACGATTACCGGCAAACCCACCGTATTATCCATGAACTGTCCTGAGATGCCGGCACTGAACTTCAGTGCCACGGATACCGTCTCATACAGCAGGGCTGTGACCTTCGGCCGGAAGATGATGCACCGTCTGGCAGGATTCTTCATCAAGAACGTCCCCGGTTTTGAGAAGGCCTATATCAGCCGCGAAGCAAGTATGGTGGGAGTTCGGGAATCATGGCGCATCCGTGGTAAGTATTACATGACAGATAAGGAATATATCGATGCCAGGCATTTCCACGATGCAGTGGCTCGGACGGCGTATCCCATCGATATCCATGATGTGAATCTGGACCTCAGCAAAAAGCTGAAAAAGGGCGAGTATTATGAGATTCCCTATCGTGCCTTGGTGACCAACGAGATTTCCAATCTGCTTGTGGTGGGACGCTGTGCAAGTGGCAGCTTCGCCGCTCAGGCTTCCTTCCGTATCCAGCCTACCTGCATGAGCATGGGCGAAGCCGCAGGCATTGCAGCGGCTTGGGGACTTTCCAGGGGAATCCCGGTGAATGAAGTCAAATGGGAAGAGATTCCTGAGGAAACGCGCAGTTATGTAAGTAAATAA
- a CDS encoding nicotinate-nucleotide--dimethylbenzimidazole phosphoribosyltransferase, producing the protein MSANHAGAITAKAPEAREENLTRVLKPIHLWALAAPHFEMARVMAGPMLPNGWDGVMAAVPFACAAKNNPQVSQVALSSHLSREPGMKYALELGGLKAEDVPLQAGLALGEGIGAVLGLTLLKTILYTARHMGRMEEIMGKMAQSC; encoded by the coding sequence ATGAGTGCGAATCATGCAGGGGCAATTACGGCGAAGGCGCCGGAAGCCCGGGAAGAAAATCTGACACGGGTGCTGAAACCAATTCATCTATGGGCGCTGGCTGCGCCGCATTTTGAAATGGCCCGGGTCATGGCCGGTCCCATGCTGCCCAACGGCTGGGACGGGGTCATGGCGGCAGTGCCCTTTGCCTGTGCGGCGAAGAACAATCCCCAGGTCAGCCAGGTGGCCCTCTCCTCCCACCTCTCCCGGGAACCAGGCATGAAATATGCGCTGGAACTGGGAGGCCTCAAGGCAGAGGATGTCCCCCTGCAGGCTGGCCTGGCTTTGGGAGAAGGCATAGGTGCTGTCCTGGGACTGACCCTCCTGAAGACCATTCTCTACACCGCCCGCCACATGGGCAGGATGGAGGAAATCATGGGGAAGATGGCGCAAAGCTGCTAA
- a CDS encoding DUF4127 family protein — protein MNKRLLGALTAFCLGAMTMMPAASAAEVNVKGPGAGKKIVYIPIDNRPVNDSQTVEVAEKLGYKVLVPPKEMLGGIKDYGHPEELLKWLEENSPGAQAAVVSTDAMLYGSLVGSRKHDLTAEKIMERAEALKAFHESHKRLPLYAFGTIMRTPRGDGYSSEDPAYYQTYGRQIYAYTGLLDKEEMQGLSRQEKKQLAQLKAEIPAEYLDDWLQRRAKNYDANERFMTMAEAGVFNYFLLGCDDSAVPSQTHRESRHLEELGETLGKTRSVVTSGADELGMLMVSRAIHDNLRDVPFVYAEYAKGKGAETIPTYTNEKIGDSVEKAIAALGGIPVNDPKRADLVLLVSTNPDGKTSEANFPVNTTKFRKGTKDFVKKVNDYVQKGYPVAVADIAYGNGADNALLEGLRKDGLQFRLQGYGGWNTATNSSGFLLGAASLANKMSKEDIADLLFTRYVDDWAYQANVRQQVANMLGGWPGEGGYGKLDAKLEPAREKTAALLKDFLQRNLCFPWGLKVQEVQVDFPWNRMFECDAKVVLKDEDKR, from the coding sequence TTGAATAAAAGATTATTAGGAGCGTTGACGGCTTTTTGCCTGGGGGCTATGACCATGATGCCGGCGGCTTCGGCGGCTGAGGTGAACGTCAAGGGGCCGGGGGCTGGGAAGAAGATTGTCTACATTCCCATCGACAACCGTCCCGTGAATGACAGCCAGACGGTGGAGGTGGCGGAAAAACTTGGGTATAAGGTGCTGGTGCCGCCCAAGGAGATGCTGGGGGGTATCAAGGATTACGGGCACCCGGAAGAGTTGCTGAAATGGCTGGAGGAAAACTCTCCGGGGGCGCAGGCGGCGGTGGTTTCTACTGATGCCATGCTCTATGGCAGCCTGGTTGGCTCCCGCAAGCATGACCTCACCGCAGAGAAAATCATGGAGCGGGCGGAGGCCTTGAAGGCCTTTCATGAGAGCCACAAGCGCCTGCCCCTCTATGCCTTCGGCACCATTATGAGAACTCCCCGGGGAGACGGTTATTCCAGCGAGGACCCGGCTTATTACCAGACCTATGGCAGGCAGATTTATGCATACACCGGCCTGTTGGACAAGGAGGAAATGCAGGGACTTTCACGTCAGGAAAAGAAGCAGCTGGCGCAGCTCAAGGCTGAGATTCCCGCTGAGTACCTGGATGACTGGCTCCAGCGCCGGGCCAAGAATTACGATGCCAATGAGCGCTTCATGACCATGGCTGAGGCTGGTGTGTTCAACTATTTCCTGCTGGGCTGCGATGACAGCGCCGTGCCCTCCCAAACCCATCGTGAGAGTCGTCATCTGGAAGAATTGGGGGAGACCTTGGGCAAGACACGCTCCGTGGTCACCTCTGGGGCAGATGAGCTGGGCATGCTGATGGTATCCCGGGCTATCCATGATAATCTCCGGGATGTGCCCTTTGTCTATGCGGAGTATGCCAAGGGCAAGGGGGCTGAGACTATCCCTACCTACACCAATGAGAAAATCGGCGATTCTGTGGAAAAGGCCATTGCGGCCCTGGGGGGCATACCCGTAAATGATCCCAAACGGGCCGACCTGGTACTGCTGGTCAGCACCAATCCAGACGGCAAGACCTCAGAGGCAAACTTTCCTGTGAATACGACGAAATTCCGCAAGGGGACCAAAGACTTTGTCAAAAAGGTAAATGACTATGTGCAGAAGGGGTATCCCGTGGCCGTGGCAGATATTGCCTATGGCAATGGCGCTGATAATGCCCTGCTGGAAGGCCTCAGGAAGGACGGCCTGCAGTTCCGGCTGCAGGGCTATGGCGGCTGGAACACCGCCACCAACAGCAGCGGCTTCCTTCTGGGAGCTGCCTCCCTGGCGAATAAGATGAGCAAGGAAGATATAGCTGACCTGCTCTTTACCCGTTATGTGGATGACTGGGCTTACCAGGCTAATGTCCGCCAGCAGGTGGCCAATATGCTGGGCGGCTGGCCGGGTGAAGGGGGCTATGGCAAGCTGGATGCGAAACTGGAACCTGCCCGGGAAAAGACTGCTGCCCTGCTGAAGGATTTCCTGCAGAGAAACCTCTGCTTCCCCTGGGGGCTGAAGGTGCAGGAAGTGCAGGTGGATTTCCCCTGGAACCGCATGTTCGAGTGCGATGCCAAAGTGGTGCTGAAGGATGAGGATAAGCGCTGA
- a CDS encoding type II toxin-antitoxin system HicB family antitoxin: MMQVLEYKGYHAKIEYDADSEVLHGIVAGINDYVDFQCDDAKGVVNEFHQAVDDYLAFCQELGKVPDKEYKGRFNVRIDPQIHRQLAAYAHKAGKSLNAVVEEAAAKYISQVQA; this comes from the coding sequence ATGATGCAGGTGCTGGAGTATAAGGGCTATCATGCTAAAATCGAGTATGATGCAGATTCAGAAGTCCTTCATGGCATAGTAGCTGGAATAAATGACTATGTTGACTTCCAATGTGATGATGCCAAGGGAGTTGTGAATGAATTCCATCAGGCCGTTGATGATTACCTGGCATTTTGCCAGGAGCTAGGCAAGGTGCCGGATAAGGAATATAAGGGACGATTCAATGTGCGGATTGACCCGCAGATTCATCGCCAGCTGGCTGCCTACGCTCATAAGGCAGGCAAATCCCTGAATGCGGTGGTGGAAGAGGCCGCTGCTAAGTATATCAGCCAGGTTCAGGCATGA
- a CDS encoding toxin HicA yields MSSLEKAKARLRGIPKDYTYDEARGLLQKLGYVEYNKGKTSGSRVCFARQSDGKVILLHKPHPSPVMCVAAVKGLMLSLQRSGDI; encoded by the coding sequence GTGAGTAGTTTAGAGAAGGCCAAGGCACGTTTGCGGGGGATTCCTAAGGATTATACTTACGATGAAGCCAGAGGCTTGTTGCAGAAGCTGGGGTATGTGGAGTATAACAAAGGAAAGACCTCCGGTTCTCGTGTCTGTTTTGCCAGACAGTCGGATGGCAAGGTGATATTGCTGCATAAGCCACATCCGTCACCAGTTATGTGTGTAGCAGCTGTGAAGGGATTGATGCTCTCTTTGCAGAGGTCAGGAGATATCTGA
- a CDS encoding C-GCAxxG-C-C family protein — MENTTKRAELAAELKKKHNCAQAVMMAFKDEIGMSEEDLLSLGSGFGSGMGGMEATCGALCGAAMTIGWLNKSGQPTKMLTREMLTEFKEQAGATICKELKGVGTGKVLCSCDDCVRIATMAVEKRI, encoded by the coding sequence ATGGAAAATACAACCAAGAGAGCCGAACTGGCAGCGGAATTAAAGAAAAAACACAACTGCGCTCAGGCAGTGATGATGGCCTTCAAGGATGAGATCGGCATGAGCGAGGAGGACCTGCTGTCCCTGGGCTCCGGCTTCGGCAGCGGAATGGGAGGCATGGAGGCCACCTGCGGAGCTCTCTGCGGTGCTGCCATGACCATTGGCTGGCTGAACAAGAGCGGCCAGCCCACCAAGATGCTGACCAGGGAAATGCTCACAGAGTTCAAGGAACAGGCCGGCGCCACCATCTGCAAAGAGCTCAAGGGCGTGGGCACAGGCAAGGTGCTCTGCTCCTGCGATGATTGCGTGAGGATTGCCACTATGGCGGTGGAGAAGCGGATATAA
- a CDS encoding M15 family metallopeptidase yields MNNRYIKKMTGAALAASLLVGGGGFLPQGVMPLPVSCVAVAEAAAVNPADASGFVVLADVVPDVIQEIRYYSTYNFVGDRIRGYEEPVALMTKEAAFALKDVADELREKGYRLKIFDAYRPQMAVDHFKAWAENLKDTRMKEYFYPDLNKDVLFEQGYIAAYSGHSRGSTVDLTLFDMNTEKEVDMGGTFDYFGERSHPDFKGDLTPEQLKNRRILQQAMFRHGFKGLDTKWWHFTLRNEPYPDTYFTFPSGKASVQGAVEAVYSPVWVTKLPAASTAKQMVVVGGVAHQSAWISMHEKDSDGNWVQVLSTPGFIGREGLGKTKEGDGKTPVGTYHFTKAFGIEKDPGCKLPYTQVDDNIYWSGDSRPGMHYNEMVDIRKLPNLNKEDSEHIVDYNPHYLYCLNISYNEEGKPGAGSAIFMHCFGVNKPYTGGCVSLPVDKMRALMQRVEPGCAVVIDTLENLGGKL; encoded by the coding sequence ATGAACAACAGATATATAAAAAAAATGACGGGAGCTGCTTTGGCTGCCAGCCTGCTGGTAGGCGGCGGTGGATTCCTGCCCCAGGGAGTTATGCCTCTGCCTGTCAGCTGTGTGGCGGTGGCAGAGGCTGCGGCGGTGAATCCGGCGGATGCTTCTGGTTTTGTGGTGCTGGCAGACGTGGTGCCGGATGTGATACAGGAAATCCGCTACTACTCCACCTATAATTTCGTAGGGGACAGGATTCGTGGCTATGAGGAGCCGGTGGCCCTGATGACCAAAGAAGCGGCCTTTGCCCTGAAGGATGTGGCAGATGAGCTTAGGGAAAAAGGATATCGCTTGAAGATCTTCGACGCTTACCGTCCCCAGATGGCCGTGGACCATTTCAAAGCCTGGGCGGAAAACCTGAAAGATACCCGCATGAAGGAGTATTTTTATCCTGACCTCAATAAGGATGTGCTCTTTGAGCAGGGCTATATCGCTGCCTACTCCGGCCATAGCCGGGGCAGCACGGTGGACCTGACCCTTTTCGATATGAATACCGAAAAAGAAGTGGATATGGGCGGTACCTTCGACTACTTCGGCGAGCGATCCCACCCGGACTTCAAGGGGGACCTGACTCCCGAGCAGCTGAAGAACCGCCGCATCCTGCAGCAGGCTATGTTCCGTCATGGTTTCAAAGGCCTTGATACGAAATGGTGGCATTTCACCCTGCGCAATGAACCATATCCTGACACCTATTTCACCTTCCCCAGCGGCAAGGCCTCTGTGCAGGGGGCTGTGGAAGCTGTCTACAGCCCTGTCTGGGTGACGAAGCTGCCTGCCGCCTCCACTGCCAAACAGATGGTAGTAGTGGGAGGCGTAGCCCATCAGTCTGCCTGGATTTCCATGCACGAGAAAGACAGTGACGGCAACTGGGTGCAGGTGCTTTCCACTCCCGGTTTCATTGGCAGGGAGGGCCTGGGCAAGACCAAAGAGGGGGATGGCAAGACACCCGTTGGCACTTACCACTTCACCAAGGCTTTTGGCATTGAGAAAGACCCGGGATGCAAGCTGCCCTATACCCAGGTGGATGATAATATCTACTGGTCAGGGGACAGCCGCCCTGGCATGCACTACAACGAGATGGTGGACATCCGCAAGCTGCCCAATCTGAACAAAGAAGACAGCGAGCATATTGTGGACTACAATCCCCACTACCTCTATTGCCTGAATATCAGCTACAATGAGGAAGGAAAGCCTGGTGCAGGCTCTGCCATCTTCATGCACTGCTTCGGCGTGAACAAGCCCTACACAGGCGGCTGTGTATCTCTGCCGGTAGACAAGATGCGGGCCCTTATGCAGAGGGTAGAACCTGGCTGCGCGGTAGTAATCGACACCCTTGAGAATCTGGGTGGGAAGCTCTAA
- a CDS encoding vitamin B12 dependent-methionine synthase activation domain-containing protein, whose amino-acid sequence MPIYNASLKELDLSEVRRYAGLARADFDEKMIEEAAQEALLLISPRSAYAVYDYDCQRGVIKADDELALTGKSIKKHLAGCEKVLAISATIGPDIVEAITQHFDEGRYAHSVLLDAAATEAVEEAANALEKMLSPKIKAQGFASRWRFSPGYGDWPLEAQQEFMPLTCAAEIGITLTESMMLSPRKSVTAIIGLYRPEKVADTTGKPGCQSCGQKDCPSRKR is encoded by the coding sequence ATGCCCATCTACAATGCCAGCCTGAAAGAACTGGACCTGTCCGAAGTGCGCCGCTATGCAGGTCTTGCCAGGGCGGATTTCGATGAGAAGATGATAGAGGAAGCAGCCCAGGAAGCCCTGCTGCTCATCTCCCCCAGAAGTGCCTATGCCGTCTATGACTACGACTGCCAGCGAGGCGTTATCAAGGCAGATGATGAACTTGCCCTCACGGGCAAGTCCATCAAGAAACATCTGGCCGGCTGCGAAAAAGTGCTGGCCATCTCTGCCACCATCGGTCCCGATATAGTAGAAGCCATCACCCAGCACTTCGACGAAGGACGCTACGCCCACTCCGTGCTGCTGGATGCCGCCGCCACGGAGGCAGTGGAGGAAGCAGCCAATGCCCTGGAGAAAATGCTCTCCCCCAAGATCAAAGCCCAAGGCTTTGCCAGCCGCTGGCGGTTCTCACCCGGCTATGGTGACTGGCCCCTGGAAGCCCAGCAGGAGTTCATGCCCCTGACCTGTGCGGCAGAAATAGGCATCACCCTCACGGAAAGCATGATGCTCTCCCCCCGCAAAAGCGTCACCGCCATCATTGGCCTCTACCGGCCGGAAAAAGTCGCCGATACTACAGGAAAGCCTGGCTGCCAAAGTTGCGGCCAAAAGGACTGCCCCAGCAGGAAACGGTAA